Proteins from a genomic interval of Caulobacter rhizosphaerae:
- a CDS encoding cell wall hydrolase has translation MPELDRQSMVKAVGALVVLGGLSACAVGRVPAGSGRAAALTTIAGSLSDAGLARYAADMDPAMLALARRHDPRPHKDYWGRVQGWEKLDLHLIPRLGDRDPDFEEARIINGLKAASPLAVEASRPFVLTGAKDQRDKALLCMTQAVYFEAGFEPIEGQRAVAQTVINRVRHPGYPKSVCGVIYEGAARGTGCQFSFTCDGSLQRPISPVVWTNAEIVARQALAGHVMKDVGAATHYHAAYVYPYWAPTLVKLRTIGTHVFYRWTGPSGTQAAFRGRYSGDETVSADILMGADPRTLEAAPPGSLAAVATGREALVPVATGESAKIVSPEGVVEILPPMTGDPAAAMRGGRRLPTPEEIDRINKALGVLEAPPVDATVKPVEAAPPPPPPPPKPKARPPSLVNRLD, from the coding sequence GTGCCCGAACTAGATCGACAGTCGATGGTCAAGGCCGTCGGGGCGCTCGTCGTCCTCGGCGGCCTTTCCGCGTGCGCGGTCGGGCGCGTTCCCGCCGGGTCGGGCCGGGCGGCCGCTCTGACGACCATCGCCGGATCGCTGTCGGACGCCGGACTCGCGCGCTACGCGGCCGACATGGATCCGGCCATGCTGGCCCTGGCCCGCCGGCACGACCCGCGGCCGCACAAGGACTACTGGGGTCGGGTGCAGGGCTGGGAGAAGCTGGACCTTCACCTGATCCCGCGCCTGGGCGACCGCGACCCGGACTTCGAGGAGGCGCGGATCATCAACGGCCTCAAGGCCGCGTCGCCCCTGGCCGTGGAGGCGTCGCGACCGTTCGTGCTGACCGGCGCCAAGGACCAGCGCGACAAGGCCCTGCTGTGCATGACCCAGGCAGTCTATTTCGAGGCCGGCTTCGAGCCGATCGAGGGCCAGCGGGCGGTGGCCCAGACGGTGATCAACCGGGTGCGCCACCCCGGCTATCCCAAGTCGGTCTGCGGCGTCATCTACGAGGGCGCGGCGCGCGGCACGGGCTGCCAGTTCAGCTTCACCTGCGACGGCTCGCTGCAGCGGCCGATCAGTCCCGTGGTCTGGACCAACGCCGAGATTGTCGCCAGGCAGGCCCTGGCCGGCCACGTGATGAAGGACGTCGGCGCCGCCACCCACTACCACGCCGCCTACGTCTATCCGTACTGGGCGCCGACCCTGGTCAAGCTGCGCACCATCGGCACCCACGTCTTCTATCGCTGGACGGGGCCGTCGGGCACGCAGGCGGCCTTCCGAGGCCGCTATTCGGGCGACGAGACGGTGTCGGCCGACATCCTGATGGGCGCCGACCCTCGCACCTTGGAGGCGGCCCCGCCCGGATCCCTGGCCGCCGTTGCGACGGGCCGCGAGGCGCTGGTCCCCGTGGCCACCGGCGAGTCGGCCAAGATCGTCAGCCCCGAGGGCGTGGTCGAGATCCTGCCGCCGATGACCGGCGACCCGGCCGCGGCCATGCGCGGCGGCCGCCGCCTGCCGACGCCGGAAGAGATCGACAGGATCAACAAGGCCCTGGGCGTGCTGGAGGCGCCGCCGGTCGACGCCACGGTCAAGCCCGTCGAAGCCGCCCCGCCGCCTCCGCCGCCGCCCCCCAAGCCGAAGGCCCGGCCGCCGAGCCTGGTCAACCGGCTGGATTAA
- a CDS encoding Dps family protein — protein MAANLNTGFTAKQRADVVAGLNKVLADSYALYLKTHGYHWNVRGPNFQALHVLLEGQYTEQWTALDAIAERIRALGELAPMGYGAFGNLSSIKDGDAEKEWEGMFQELLADNETVIATLRDAFKAADDAGDEATADLYTQRLAAHEKHAWMIRSTLGGK, from the coding sequence ATGGCCGCGAACCTGAACACCGGCTTCACCGCGAAACAACGCGCCGACGTCGTGGCGGGATTGAACAAGGTTCTGGCGGACAGCTATGCGCTGTATCTGAAGACCCATGGCTATCACTGGAACGTGCGCGGCCCCAACTTCCAGGCGCTGCACGTGCTGCTGGAAGGCCAGTACACCGAGCAGTGGACGGCCCTGGACGCCATCGCCGAGCGCATCCGCGCCCTGGGCGAACTGGCGCCGATGGGCTACGGAGCGTTCGGCAACCTGTCCAGCATCAAGGACGGCGACGCCGAGAAGGAGTGGGAGGGCATGTTCCAGGAGCTGCTGGCCGACAACGAGACGGTGATCGCCACCCTGCGCGATGCGTTCAAGGCCGCCGACGACGCCGGCGATGAGGCCACCGCCGACCTCTATACCCAGCGCCTGGCGGCCCACGAGAAGCACGCCTGGATGATCCGCTCCACGCTCGGCGGAAAGTGA
- a CDS encoding hybrid sensor histidine kinase/response regulator: MTVAAILAAMGLRIALLGLTAGVGATQTFFPAMILVTLYAGWRWGLAPIAAGLVFAGWLLGAFRGEAMNRSQIATLVLFVISSLITTAVAAGLRASMLKLAEARRRQSEAESRLQVTQTSAGVGPWEWDIRNNILDLSLTARRNLGLPLEGPLDLDRLVEVIHPDDRARVQATLRDAVKGGHYEVEYRLARHPDGERWIHGRGEVIRDEAGRGVRMLGVNFEVTQRRRAEESLRESEARFRALADSAPALMWISGDDGVRIFVNAAYVEFAGVTYEEALVLDWRSRLHADDLPAILKAQIAGEASRRPFSLQGRYRRADGQMRWLKSFSQPRLGPGGEFIGFIGIAFDVTEAKEAEAKLTGLNELLADRVQEALAERDAAQAALTQSQKLEAIGQLTGGVAHDFNNLLTVIIGALDVLQRNPDDDKRRGRMLEAAQSAARRGEKLTQHLLAFARRQPLNPEICRIDTMIADSESLLRRAVGEGVDLVLDLKAGGRTTLTDSGQFEAALLNLVVNARDATPPGGRITIASQGVDLTEPESELPAGRYLRVAVRDTGAGMEAETLERAFEPFYTTKPVGKGTGLGLSQVYGFVRQSGGEVSIESELGVGTSVAMMLPVREAFSPVEVRAVQPPATRATSHVLLVEDDAEVGDLIAAMIDELGHMVSRAATADEALAIARTDPTVALVITDVIMPGGKSGVDLAVTLSHERPELPILLSSGYTGQELVRAHETPWPLLRKPYALDALAQAMADAWDRHAPAKSVRKGGKAKG, translated from the coding sequence GTGACGGTCGCCGCGATCCTGGCGGCGATGGGCCTGAGAATCGCCCTGCTGGGCCTGACCGCCGGAGTCGGGGCGACCCAGACCTTCTTCCCCGCCATGATCCTGGTCACGCTCTACGCCGGCTGGCGGTGGGGACTGGCGCCGATCGCGGCGGGCCTGGTCTTCGCCGGCTGGCTGCTCGGCGCCTTCCGGGGCGAGGCCATGAACCGCAGCCAGATCGCCACCCTGGTGCTGTTCGTGATCTCGTCGCTGATCACCACCGCCGTGGCCGCCGGCTTGCGCGCCAGCATGCTCAAGCTGGCCGAGGCGCGCCGGCGACAGTCCGAGGCCGAGTCCCGCCTGCAGGTCACCCAGACCTCGGCCGGGGTCGGCCCCTGGGAGTGGGATATCCGCAACAACATCCTGGACCTGTCGCTGACCGCGCGCCGCAACCTGGGCCTGCCGCTCGAGGGACCGCTCGACCTGGACCGGCTGGTCGAGGTGATCCATCCCGACGACCGCGCGCGGGTCCAGGCCACGCTGCGCGACGCGGTGAAGGGCGGTCACTACGAGGTGGAATACCGGCTGGCGCGCCATCCGGACGGCGAACGCTGGATCCACGGCCGCGGCGAGGTGATCCGCGACGAGGCGGGCCGCGGCGTGCGCATGCTGGGGGTCAATTTCGAAGTCACCCAGCGCCGCCGAGCCGAGGAGAGCCTGCGCGAGAGCGAGGCCCGCTTCCGCGCCCTGGCCGACAGCGCCCCGGCGCTGATGTGGATCAGCGGCGACGACGGCGTGCGGATCTTCGTCAACGCCGCCTATGTCGAGTTCGCGGGCGTGACCTATGAGGAGGCCCTGGTGCTGGACTGGCGCTCGCGCCTGCACGCCGACGACCTGCCGGCCATTCTCAAGGCCCAGATCGCCGGCGAGGCCTCGCGTCGGCCGTTCAGCCTGCAGGGCCGCTACCGCCGGGCCGACGGCCAGATGCGCTGGCTCAAGTCGTTCTCGCAGCCGCGCCTGGGGCCGGGCGGCGAGTTCATCGGCTTCATCGGCATCGCCTTCGACGTCACCGAGGCCAAGGAGGCTGAGGCCAAGCTGACGGGCCTGAACGAGCTGCTGGCCGACCGCGTGCAGGAGGCCCTGGCCGAGCGCGACGCCGCCCAGGCCGCCCTGACCCAGTCGCAGAAGCTGGAGGCGATCGGCCAGCTGACCGGCGGGGTGGCCCACGACTTCAACAACCTGCTGACCGTGATCATCGGCGCGCTGGACGTGCTGCAGCGCAATCCCGACGACGACAAGCGGCGCGGGCGCATGCTGGAGGCCGCCCAGTCGGCGGCCCGGCGCGGCGAGAAGCTGACCCAGCACCTGTTGGCCTTCGCCCGCCGCCAGCCGCTGAACCCCGAGATCTGCCGCATCGACACGATGATCGCCGACAGCGAGAGCCTGCTGCGCCGCGCGGTCGGGGAAGGCGTCGACCTGGTCCTGGACCTGAAGGCCGGCGGCCGCACCACCCTGACCGATTCCGGCCAGTTCGAGGCCGCCCTGCTGAACCTGGTGGTCAACGCCCGCGACGCCACCCCGCCCGGCGGCCGCATCACCATCGCTTCGCAGGGCGTTGACCTGACCGAGCCGGAAAGCGAGCTGCCGGCCGGCCGCTATCTGCGCGTGGCCGTGCGCGACACCGGGGCGGGTATGGAGGCCGAGACCCTGGAGCGGGCCTTCGAGCCCTTCTACACCACCAAGCCGGTCGGCAAGGGCACGGGCCTGGGCCTGTCGCAGGTCTATGGCTTCGTGCGCCAGAGCGGCGGCGAGGTCAGCATCGAGTCCGAACTGGGCGTCGGCACGAGCGTGGCCATGATGCTGCCGGTGCGCGAAGCCTTTTCGCCGGTCGAGGTGCGGGCCGTCCAGCCGCCGGCCACCCGCGCCACCTCCCACGTGCTGCTGGTCGAGGACGACGCCGAGGTGGGCGACCTGATCGCGGCGATGATCGACGAGTTGGGCCACATGGTCAGCCGCGCCGCCACCGCCGACGAGGCCCTGGCCATCGCCCGAACCGACCCGACCGTGGCCCTGGTGATCACCGACGTGATCATGCCGGGCGGCAAGAGCGGGGTCGACCTGGCCGTGACCCTGTCGCACGAGCGGCCCGAGCTGCCGATCCTGCTCAGCTCCGGCTACACCGGCCAGGAACTGGTCCGCGCCCACGAGACCCCCTGGCCCCTGCTGCGCAAGCCCTACGCCCTGGACGCCCTGGCCCAGGCCATGGCCGACGCCTGGGACCGCCACGCGCCGGCCAAGTCGGTGAGGAAGGGCGGGAAGGCGAAGGGGTAG
- a CDS encoding DUF3857 domain-containing protein, whose protein sequence is MAAVTATASAVVAAPASVRAAANHRAPAEGRTVLYGAPAPWVKPAEAPPAPTATPGAAYVYQLIDQQVRISADGDETYTDVVFKILTEEGLAAGSLKLDWDPASEIITVHRLVILRDGEAIDVLKSDKFEILRRETNLESAMLDGRLTAALQVKGLRVGDSLAFTISRRYRDPVPGARSEWRSSVDHAGVAPRVRIRALWTKDRPMRWLKGSDLPAPVVSETEAGGELLLDLKDIKAPQAPTGAPMRYAYIDQLSLSGFETWAQVSSLMAPYYARAATLEAGSPLKAEADKIKAASADPAVRAALALKLVQSQVRYVFVGLDGGGRKPSAADETWRHRFGDCKGKTALLLALLSQLDIPAEAALVNSSGQGDGLDQRLPGQDMFDHVLVRATVNGQTYWLDGTRSGDENIANLDVPPFRWALPLRANGADLEKMEPRPLLRPYSETVMRVDASAGADVPAEVTIQAIQRGDQAIETNRQISSQPRDEVVRASLRSWSEQISWVDFTDIDWTYDANAALFVANLRGKGKIHWWPVAGGLRQWDLDGAALTYTSFQRDSAMDTKAPYGVAYPSFGRWVTAVILPDGGEGYQTNGRSLNEVVGGAKVLRAYDQSHGRVTVIRSLRTVASEISAEDAKVSTQRAREGVGVVAIRAIDKDSKEAPKVAPQPVDRGPLSAGYDAWANDRQDLASRLFQKARDAQPTEDAAWSALVNLAVSRKDYAGALKLCDQAARKSASPQQVWQANRAGVLIAADRAEEAVAELEKALSAKPDDKNLLLILARAHGHLKKMDLARKDLDRGLAAAPTDTELQRARGWAALEAKDYDDAVARFEALVAAEPDNIYRLMNLSHAYQMAKRPEAALREADEALRIDPFDTDALTWRAELLQRQKRFDLALADAETIVTLRPDIASSWNSRCWARAVAGVELDKALADCNASLKLRPRSASILDSRALTQLRRGELKAALADYDAALAVEPKQAASLYGRGLVKQKLGDRTGGQADLQAAVALEPEVAERFESYGLKAG, encoded by the coding sequence ATGGCGGCTGTCACCGCCACGGCGAGTGCCGTCGTCGCCGCGCCGGCGTCGGTCCGGGCGGCGGCGAATCACAGGGCGCCGGCGGAAGGCCGTACGGTGCTCTACGGCGCACCCGCCCCCTGGGTGAAGCCGGCCGAGGCGCCGCCCGCGCCAACGGCCACGCCGGGCGCGGCCTACGTCTATCAGCTGATCGACCAGCAGGTCCGCATAAGCGCCGACGGCGACGAAACCTATACTGACGTGGTCTTCAAGATCCTGACCGAGGAGGGGCTCGCGGCGGGCTCGCTCAAGCTGGATTGGGACCCCGCCTCCGAGATCATAACCGTCCATCGCCTGGTCATCCTGCGTGATGGCGAGGCGATCGACGTTCTCAAGTCCGACAAGTTCGAGATCCTGCGCCGCGAAACCAATCTGGAATCGGCGATGCTGGACGGACGCCTGACAGCCGCCCTCCAGGTCAAGGGGCTGCGGGTCGGCGACTCGCTGGCCTTCACCATCTCCCGCCGCTACCGCGATCCCGTCCCCGGCGCGCGCAGCGAATGGCGCTCGTCCGTGGACCATGCCGGCGTCGCGCCGCGGGTTCGGATTCGCGCGCTGTGGACCAAGGACCGGCCGATGCGCTGGCTCAAGGGCTCGGACCTGCCCGCGCCAGTGGTCAGCGAGACGGAAGCCGGCGGCGAACTGCTGCTGGACCTCAAGGACATCAAGGCCCCTCAAGCGCCCACCGGCGCGCCGATGCGCTACGCCTATATCGACCAGTTGTCGTTGAGCGGCTTCGAGACCTGGGCCCAGGTGTCCAGCCTGATGGCGCCGTACTACGCCCGGGCCGCGACGCTGGAAGCGGGTTCGCCATTGAAGGCCGAGGCGGACAAGATCAAGGCGGCCAGCGCGGACCCCGCCGTACGCGCGGCCCTGGCCCTGAAGCTGGTGCAATCGCAGGTGCGCTACGTCTTCGTCGGCCTGGACGGCGGTGGTCGCAAGCCCTCGGCCGCCGACGAGACCTGGCGTCACCGCTTTGGAGACTGCAAGGGCAAGACCGCCCTGCTGCTGGCCCTCCTCAGCCAGTTGGACATCCCGGCCGAGGCGGCGCTGGTCAATTCCAGCGGCCAGGGCGACGGCCTCGACCAGCGTCTGCCCGGGCAGGACATGTTCGATCACGTCCTCGTCCGCGCGACGGTCAATGGCCAGACCTACTGGCTGGATGGCACGCGGTCGGGCGACGAGAACATCGCCAATCTCGACGTGCCGCCCTTCCGCTGGGCCCTGCCCCTGCGTGCGAACGGCGCGGACCTGGAGAAGATGGAACCCCGCCCCCTCCTCAGACCCTACAGCGAGACGGTCATGCGGGTGGACGCCTCGGCGGGCGCCGATGTCCCGGCGGAGGTCACCATCCAGGCGATCCAGCGCGGCGACCAGGCGATCGAGACCAACCGGCAAATCTCCAGCCAGCCGCGCGACGAAGTGGTTCGCGCCAGCCTGCGATCCTGGAGCGAGCAGATCAGCTGGGTCGACTTCACCGATATCGACTGGACGTATGACGCCAACGCCGCCCTGTTCGTCGCCAACCTGCGCGGCAAGGGCAAGATCCACTGGTGGCCCGTCGCGGGCGGCCTGCGCCAGTGGGACTTGGACGGCGCCGCTCTGACCTACACCAGCTTCCAGCGCGACAGCGCGATGGACACCAAGGCGCCCTATGGCGTGGCCTATCCGTCCTTCGGTCGCTGGGTGACCGCGGTCATCCTTCCCGACGGCGGCGAGGGATATCAGACCAACGGCCGCTCGCTGAACGAGGTGGTCGGCGGGGCAAAGGTGCTGCGCGCCTATGACCAGTCACACGGTCGGGTGACGGTGATCCGCAGCCTGCGCACCGTCGCCAGCGAAATCTCGGCCGAGGACGCCAAGGTCTCGACGCAGCGGGCGCGGGAAGGCGTCGGCGTGGTGGCCATCCGCGCCATCGACAAGGACTCCAAGGAGGCGCCGAAGGTCGCGCCCCAGCCGGTCGACCGGGGACCTCTGTCGGCGGGTTACGACGCCTGGGCCAACGACCGCCAGGATCTCGCGTCGCGCCTGTTCCAGAAGGCGCGGGACGCCCAGCCGACCGAGGACGCGGCGTGGAGCGCGCTGGTCAATCTGGCGGTCTCGCGCAAGGACTACGCCGGGGCCCTGAAGCTCTGCGATCAGGCCGCGCGCAAAAGCGCCTCGCCGCAGCAGGTCTGGCAGGCCAACCGCGCCGGCGTCCTGATCGCGGCGGACCGGGCCGAAGAGGCCGTCGCCGAACTCGAGAAGGCTCTGTCGGCCAAGCCCGACGACAAGAACCTGCTGCTGATCCTGGCCCGTGCGCATGGCCATCTGAAGAAGATGGACCTGGCGCGAAAGGACCTTGATCGAGGCTTGGCCGCGGCGCCGACCGACACCGAGCTTCAACGTGCGCGGGGCTGGGCGGCCTTGGAAGCCAAGGACTATGACGACGCCGTAGCCCGCTTCGAGGCGCTGGTGGCGGCGGAGCCCGACAACATCTACCGGCTGATGAACCTTTCTCACGCCTACCAGATGGCCAAACGGCCGGAGGCGGCGCTTCGCGAAGCCGACGAGGCCCTGCGCATCGATCCGTTCGACACGGACGCCCTGACCTGGCGGGCCGAGTTGCTCCAGCGGCAGAAGCGGTTCGACCTCGCGCTGGCCGACGCCGAGACGATCGTGACGTTGCGCCCGGACATCGCCTCGTCGTGGAATTCGCGCTGCTGGGCGCGCGCCGTCGCGGGGGTGGAGTTGGACAAGGCCTTGGCCGACTGCAACGCCTCCCTGAAGCTGCGGCCGCGCAGCGCGTCGATCCTGGACAGTCGGGCGCTTACCCAGTTGCGTCGGGGTGAACTGAAGGCCGCCCTAGCCGACTACGACGCCGCGCTCGCCGTCGAGCCCAAGCAGGCCGCTTCGCTGTACGGCCGCGGATTGGTCAAGCAGAAGCTCGGCGACAGGACGGGCGGCCAGGCCGATCTGCAAGCCGCCGTCGCCCTGGAGCCGGAGGTCGCCGAACGCTTCGAGAGCTATGGCCTCAAGGCGGGCTGA
- the nadA gene encoding quinolinate synthase NadA → MADGFAPLAFTPDVEAQTAAMWDKVKHHVTPLEWRAHAPLIAEINRLKREKNAVILAHNYMTPEIFHGVGDFVGDSLALAREAAKCDAAVIVQAGVHFMAETSKVLAPEKRVLIPDLRAGCSLASSITGADVRLIKQRHPGVPVVTYVNTTADVKAETDICCTSANAVQVVEWAAREWGVDKVILIPDEFLARNVARQTAVKIIAWAGRCEVHERFTAQDIADMRFAWPEAEILAHPECPAEILEAADFAGSTAAMNDYVALRKPKQVVLITECSMASNVQAESPGTQFIGPCNLCPHMKRISLRNIYDALVHDQYEVTVDPGVQIRAKLAVQRMIDLPPPLVPARYDLVKAKHHVDVELI, encoded by the coding sequence GTGGCGGACGGTTTCGCGCCCCTCGCCTTCACCCCCGATGTCGAGGCCCAGACCGCGGCGATGTGGGACAAGGTCAAGCACCATGTGACCCCGCTCGAATGGCGGGCGCACGCGCCGCTGATCGCCGAGATCAACCGGCTGAAGCGCGAGAAGAACGCCGTCATCCTGGCCCACAACTACATGACGCCCGAGATCTTCCACGGCGTGGGCGACTTCGTGGGCGACAGCCTGGCCCTGGCCCGCGAGGCCGCCAAGTGCGACGCGGCCGTGATCGTGCAGGCCGGCGTGCACTTCATGGCCGAGACCAGCAAGGTGCTGGCCCCGGAGAAGCGCGTGCTGATCCCCGACCTGCGGGCCGGCTGCAGCCTGGCCTCCTCGATCACCGGCGCCGACGTGCGGCTGATCAAGCAGCGCCACCCGGGCGTGCCGGTGGTCACCTATGTCAACACCACCGCCGACGTGAAGGCCGAGACCGACATCTGCTGCACCAGCGCCAACGCCGTGCAGGTGGTGGAGTGGGCCGCGCGCGAATGGGGCGTCGACAAGGTGATCCTGATCCCCGACGAGTTCCTGGCCCGCAACGTCGCCCGCCAGACCGCGGTGAAGATCATCGCCTGGGCCGGCCGCTGCGAGGTGCACGAGCGCTTCACCGCCCAGGACATCGCCGACATGCGCTTCGCCTGGCCCGAGGCCGAGATCCTGGCCCACCCCGAGTGCCCGGCCGAGATCCTGGAAGCGGCCGACTTCGCCGGCTCGACGGCGGCGATGAACGACTATGTGGCGCTGCGCAAACCCAAGCAGGTGGTGCTGATCACCGAGTGCTCGATGGCCTCCAACGTCCAGGCCGAAAGCCCGGGCACCCAGTTCATCGGCCCCTGCAACCTGTGCCCGCACATGAAGCGGATCAGCCTGCGGAACATCTACGACGCCCTGGTCCACGACCAGTACGAGGTGACGGTCGACCCCGGCGTCCAGATCCGCGCCAAGCTGGCCGTCCAGCGGATGATCGACCTGCCGCCGCCGCTGGTTCCGGCGCGGTACGACCTGGTCAAGGCCAAGCACCACGTGGACGTGGAGCTGATCTAA
- a CDS encoding L-aspartate oxidase — MTHDRITFDGPVILGAGLAGLTAALAAAPRKALVLSPTPLATGCSSAWAQGGMAAALSDEDAPALHAADTIAAGAGLCDPAAVALLTAEGPAAVRALAALGAPFDRQADGGFVLSLEAAHAKARVARVGGDGAGAAIMAAVIAAVRAAPSIEVRENARARRLLQDAAGRVVGLIAEIDGALVEIIAPAVILATGGVGGLYAVTTTPAQVRGEGLGLAALAGAEIADPEFVQFHPTAIDIGRDPAPLATEALRGEGAILRNAPLGDKNGRAFMADYHPAKELAPRDVVARAIHAERAAGRGAFLDATAAVGEHFPHEFPAVFAACMRAGIDPRVQPIPVTPAVHYHMGGVATDLDGRTSLPGLLAAGECASTGVHGANRLASNSLLEAAVFGARAGRAARDLVMGGAPLAAAPTPDLPDSALQALRQAMSRDAGVIRDADGLSRLVAILDALETVHGPAPTLVAAQLIARAALARQESRGGHFRADFPATALPERTFVTLDASDAGLRYAAE, encoded by the coding sequence TTGACCCACGATCGCATCACCTTCGACGGCCCCGTGATCCTCGGGGCGGGCCTGGCGGGCCTGACCGCCGCCCTGGCCGCCGCGCCGCGCAAGGCGTTGGTGCTGTCGCCGACGCCGCTGGCCACCGGCTGCTCCAGCGCCTGGGCGCAGGGCGGCATGGCCGCGGCCTTGTCGGACGAGGACGCCCCGGCCCTGCACGCCGCTGACACGATCGCGGCCGGGGCGGGTCTCTGTGATCCGGCCGCCGTCGCCTTGCTGACCGCCGAAGGCCCCGCCGCCGTCCGCGCCCTCGCCGCCCTGGGCGCCCCGTTCGACCGTCAGGCGGACGGCGGCTTCGTCCTGAGCCTGGAAGCCGCCCACGCCAAGGCCCGGGTGGCCCGGGTCGGCGGCGACGGAGCCGGGGCGGCGATCATGGCCGCGGTCATCGCCGCCGTCCGCGCCGCGCCGTCGATCGAGGTTCGCGAGAACGCCCGGGCCCGTCGGCTGCTCCAGGACGCGGCCGGCCGCGTCGTCGGCCTGATCGCCGAGATCGACGGCGCCCTGGTCGAGATCATCGCGCCGGCCGTGATCCTGGCCACCGGCGGGGTGGGCGGCCTCTACGCCGTCACCACCACGCCGGCCCAGGTGCGCGGCGAGGGCCTGGGCCTGGCCGCCCTGGCCGGGGCGGAAATCGCCGATCCGGAGTTCGTGCAGTTCCACCCCACGGCCATCGACATCGGCCGCGACCCCGCGCCCCTGGCCACCGAGGCCCTGCGCGGCGAAGGGGCGATCCTGCGCAACGCCCCCTTGGGCGACAAGAACGGCCGCGCCTTCATGGCCGACTACCACCCGGCCAAGGAACTGGCCCCACGCGATGTCGTGGCCCGCGCCATCCATGCCGAACGGGCGGCCGGCCGCGGCGCGTTCCTGGACGCCACGGCGGCGGTGGGCGAGCACTTCCCGCACGAATTCCCGGCCGTGTTCGCCGCCTGCATGAGGGCCGGGATCGACCCGCGCGTCCAGCCGATCCCCGTGACCCCGGCCGTGCACTACCACATGGGCGGGGTGGCCACGGACCTCGACGGCCGCACCAGCCTGCCGGGCCTGCTGGCCGCCGGCGAGTGCGCCAGCACGGGGGTGCACGGCGCCAACCGTCTGGCCTCCAACAGCCTGCTGGAAGCGGCGGTGTTCGGGGCCCGGGCCGGCCGGGCCGCGCGTGACCTCGTCATGGGCGGCGCGCCCCTGGCCGCCGCGCCGACGCCCGACCTGCCGGACTCCGCCCTCCAGGCCCTGCGCCAGGCCATGAGCCGCGACGCCGGGGTGATCCGCGACGCCGACGGCCTGTCCCGCCTGGTCGCCATCCTGGACGCGCTGGAGACCGTCCACGGCCCAGCCCCCACCCTGGTCGCCGCCCAACTGATCGCCCGCGCCGCCCTGGCCCGCCAGGAAAGCCGAGGCGGCCATTTCCGCGCCGACTTTCCCGCTACGGCTCTGCCGGAGCGGACCTTCGTCACCCTGGACGCTTCCGACGCCGGCTTGCGCTACGCGGCGGAATAG
- a CDS encoding Uma2 family endonuclease — protein sequence MTVANAGFEERGDSEFLFDFDQFERMDQAGVFDGVQGHVELIEGKIIQMAPASTDHGEISGDIFYALKSASIAAGVEKLHRFIVHATLKIGKRSAPEPDVLVLKADEGGKYAQAEQAVLVVEVSISTRENDLTVKSRLYARGGVPEYWVVEPETRKLTIFREPRPDGTWTSTTVLEGEGSAVSPLFAPQISIPLTELF from the coding sequence ATGACGGTGGCGAACGCGGGTTTCGAGGAGCGTGGCGACAGCGAGTTCCTGTTCGACTTCGACCAGTTCGAGCGGATGGATCAGGCCGGCGTCTTCGACGGCGTTCAAGGTCACGTCGAGCTGATCGAGGGGAAAATCATTCAGATGGCGCCGGCTTCGACCGATCATGGCGAGATTTCAGGGGACATCTTCTATGCCCTCAAATCCGCCTCGATCGCGGCTGGCGTCGAGAAACTTCATCGCTTCATCGTCCATGCCACGCTGAAGATCGGGAAGCGCAGCGCACCCGAACCGGACGTGCTGGTCCTGAAGGCCGATGAAGGCGGGAAGTACGCCCAGGCCGAACAAGCCGTGCTCGTGGTGGAGGTCTCGATCTCGACGCGCGAGAACGACCTGACCGTGAAGAGCCGCCTCTACGCCAGGGGCGGCGTTCCAGAGTACTGGGTGGTCGAACCGGAAACCCGCAAGCTGACCATCTTCCGCGAACCGCGGCCCGACGGAACCTGGACCTCGACCACCGTCCTCGAAGGCGAAGGCTCGGCCGTCTCCCCCCTGTTCGCCCCGCAGATCAGCATTCCGCTGACGGAGTTGTTTTGA